A window from Azoarcus sp. DD4 encodes these proteins:
- the cadR gene encoding Cd(II)/Pb(II)-responsive transcriptional regulator, with product MKIGELAKAAHTQVETIRYYEREGLLPETARTDGNYRMYAEEHVDRLSFIRHCRGLDMTLDEIRVLLRFKDAPHENCAQVNDLLDEHIDHVATRIKELKALERQLKTLRERCRESQQASQCGILTELSSASRHLHEPATRRGHVHGAHSLK from the coding sequence ATGAAAATCGGCGAACTGGCTAAGGCCGCACATACCCAGGTAGAGACGATCCGGTACTACGAGCGTGAAGGCTTGCTACCCGAAACGGCCCGTACGGATGGCAACTACCGCATGTACGCAGAAGAACACGTTGACCGGCTGTCCTTCATCCGGCACTGCCGGGGGTTGGACATGACGCTGGATGAAATCCGGGTTCTGTTGCGCTTCAAGGATGCACCGCACGAGAACTGCGCCCAGGTGAACGACCTGCTCGACGAGCACATCGACCATGTGGCTACCCGCATCAAGGAATTGAAAGCGTTGGAACGACAGCTCAAGACCTTGCGGGAACGCTGCCGTGAATCCCAGCAGGCCAGCCAGTGCGGCATCTTGACCGAGCTGTCCTCAGCATCGCGCCATCTGCACGAACCGGCGACGCGCAGGGGCCATGTTCATGGGGCACATAGCCTCAAGTGA
- a CDS encoding heavy metal translocating P-type ATPase produces the protein MNSAHQRQHADAACCGSGCATVPVAPEPTASDATTIGPQRFRIENMDCASEESEIRRALEGMAGIRSLRFNLGDRELAIAADDHALPEALEAIRKAGFKPEPLGAKNVQRFRIANMDCASEESEIRRALDGMAGIRSLQFNLGERELAIAADDPVLQQALDAIRKAGFKPEPLGDTGSSAAAVASPTGFWTTWGKSLGALGLAVAAEGLAFAFPDSVPVKALGMALAAAAIALSGFSVYGKGLAALRQGRLNINALMTVAVTGAFLIGQWPEAAMVMALYAIAEAIEARAVDRARGAIKSLLALAPEQAEVRQDDGNWVRMGVKEVTVGMTVRIRPGERVPLDGIVSLGQSAIDQSPVTGESLPVDKSPGDEVFAGTINQAAALEIRVTAPASDSTLARIIHAVEQAQSSRAPTQRFVDRFAAVYTPAVFVLAVAVALLAPWLMGLTWMQAAYKALVLLVIACPCALVISTPVTVVSGLAAGARRGILIKGGVYLEEARKIKAVALDKTGTITEGKPKLVAFEPVDTGLGQQALEGLAKSLAARSDHPVSKAIADGVSSATQEVDEFQAVAGRGVQGVIDGHTYVLANHRWIEERGQCSADLEARLAVHEQAGRTVTLLASSERVMAICAVADTIKSSSAQAVADLKALGVTPVMLTGDNLATAQTVGTQAGIAEVRGNLLPEDKLQAIGELQQRMGVTAMTGDGINDAPALAKADIGFAMGGAGTHTAMEAADVVVMNDDLRRLPETIRLSRRTHAVLWQNIALALGIKLVFLLLAIFDDASMWMAVFADMGASLLVVFNGLRLLRQQAGQ, from the coding sequence ATGAACTCTGCCCACCAACGCCAACACGCCGACGCTGCCTGCTGCGGGAGTGGCTGTGCAACAGTGCCTGTGGCGCCCGAGCCAACAGCGTCTGATGCAACGACTATTGGGCCGCAACGCTTTCGCATAGAAAACATGGACTGTGCCTCAGAGGAGTCGGAAATCCGCCGGGCGCTGGAAGGCATGGCGGGGATTCGCAGCCTGCGATTCAACCTGGGGGATCGAGAGCTTGCCATTGCCGCCGATGACCACGCGCTGCCCGAGGCCCTAGAAGCGATCCGCAAAGCGGGTTTCAAGCCAGAACCCCTCGGCGCGAAGAATGTCCAGCGCTTCCGCATTGCGAATATGGACTGTGCCTCGGAGGAGTCGGAAATCCGCCGGGCGTTGGACGGCATGGCGGGAATTCGTAGCCTGCAATTCAATCTGGGCGAACGCGAGTTGGCCATTGCCGCCGATGATCCTGTCTTGCAGCAGGCGCTAGACGCAATCCGCAAGGCAGGCTTCAAGCCGGAACCTCTTGGCGACACAGGCTCGTCGGCTGCTGCGGTTGCCTCGCCAACGGGCTTCTGGACGACATGGGGCAAGTCGCTGGGCGCCCTGGGGTTGGCTGTGGCGGCCGAGGGCTTGGCATTCGCCTTTCCAGACAGCGTACCTGTCAAGGCGCTGGGAATGGCGCTGGCCGCGGCGGCCATCGCGCTGTCGGGTTTCTCGGTTTACGGCAAGGGGCTGGCTGCACTGCGGCAGGGCCGCTTGAACATCAATGCCCTGATGACCGTGGCCGTGACCGGCGCTTTCCTGATCGGCCAGTGGCCCGAAGCGGCGATGGTGATGGCCCTATATGCGATTGCGGAAGCCATCGAGGCCCGCGCCGTGGATCGGGCGCGCGGCGCCATCAAGAGCCTGCTGGCGCTCGCGCCGGAGCAAGCTGAAGTGCGTCAAGACGATGGCAATTGGGTGCGCATGGGAGTCAAGGAAGTCACTGTGGGCATGACCGTGCGTATTCGCCCTGGCGAGCGCGTTCCGCTGGATGGCATCGTGAGCCTAGGTCAGAGCGCTATTGACCAGTCCCCCGTGACCGGCGAAAGCTTGCCGGTGGACAAGAGCCCCGGCGATGAAGTCTTCGCCGGCACCATCAATCAGGCTGCGGCGTTGGAAATCCGTGTCACGGCCCCCGCGTCCGACAGCACGCTGGCGCGCATCATCCACGCCGTTGAGCAGGCCCAGTCTTCCCGTGCGCCCACGCAGCGTTTCGTGGATCGCTTTGCCGCCGTCTACACGCCTGCGGTGTTCGTCCTGGCCGTTGCCGTTGCGTTGTTGGCGCCCTGGCTCATGGGGCTGACCTGGATGCAGGCCGCCTACAAGGCCCTGGTGCTGCTGGTCATCGCCTGCCCTTGCGCCTTGGTGATTTCCACGCCCGTCACCGTCGTCAGCGGTTTGGCCGCTGGGGCGCGGCGAGGCATCCTGATCAAAGGTGGTGTGTACCTGGAAGAGGCGCGCAAGATCAAGGCCGTGGCGCTGGACAAGACCGGCACCATCACCGAAGGCAAGCCCAAGCTGGTGGCCTTCGAGCCCGTGGACACAGGACTCGGCCAACAAGCCCTGGAGGGGCTGGCCAAGAGCCTCGCAGCGCGGTCGGATCATCCAGTGTCCAAGGCCATCGCAGATGGCGTGTCGTCCGCCACGCAAGAAGTGGATGAGTTTCAGGCTGTTGCCGGGCGCGGCGTGCAGGGGGTGATCGACGGCCATACCTATGTGCTGGCTAACCACCGCTGGATTGAAGAGCGCGGGCAGTGTTCGGCTGACCTCGAAGCCCGCCTTGCAGTGCATGAGCAAGCTGGCCGCACCGTCACGTTGTTGGCCAGCAGCGAACGGGTCATGGCCATCTGTGCAGTAGCCGACACCATCAAATCCTCATCCGCGCAGGCCGTGGCCGACCTGAAGGCATTGGGCGTGACGCCGGTGATGTTGACGGGCGATAACCTGGCGACGGCGCAAACCGTCGGCACCCAGGCGGGCATCGCCGAGGTGCGTGGCAACCTGCTGCCCGAGGACAAGTTGCAGGCCATCGGCGAGCTTCAGCAGCGCATGGGCGTCACGGCGATGACCGGCGACGGCATCAACGACGCCCCCGCGCTGGCGAAGGCTGACATCGGCTTCGCTATGGGCGGCGCGGGCACCCACACCGCGATGGAGGCCGCCGACGTGGTGGTCATGAACGACGACCTACGCCGCCTGCCCGAAACGATCCGGCTGTCCAGGCGCACCCACGCCGTGCTATGGCAGAACATCGCGCTCGCGCTGGGCATCAAGCTAGTGTTCCTGCTGCTGGCGATCTTCGACGATGCCTCCATGTGGATGGCCGTGTTCGCCGACATGGGGGCGAGCTTGCTGGTGGTCTTCAACGGGCTGAGGCTGCTCAGGCAGCAGGCGGGTCAGTAA
- a CDS encoding zinc ribbon domain-containing protein, with the protein MGILDRIFGGHGGGHGGGHGGSHGHGSSHGHGGPSSHDWGRNPAPSASGITCPQCKAINPNGARFCGQCGTSLVPASCTKCSSVIPIGAKFCAQCGNAVT; encoded by the coding sequence ATGGGAATCCTGGATCGAATTTTTGGTGGGCATGGCGGCGGCCACGGCGGGGGGCATGGCGGCTCCCACGGGCATGGCAGTAGCCATGGCCACGGTGGCCCCAGCAGTCACGACTGGGGGCGCAATCCGGCGCCTTCGGCCAGCGGCATCACTTGCCCGCAATGCAAAGCGATCAATCCGAACGGCGCTCGCTTTTGCGGCCAGTGCGGGACATCGCTGGTGCCAGCGTCGTGCACGAAGTGCAGTAGCGTCATTCCGATCGGCGCGAAATTCTGTGCTCAGTGCGGCAACGCGGTAACTTAA
- a CDS encoding ATP-binding protein codes for MGGTEVALRKARDADTLRDVLGSHLEDLQRMSMIVQDMLFLSQADRGAEARREHVASLAGVARAVVELHEAAIEEAGLKVRIDGDATGLADVRLLQRALSNLIGNATRHAHPHSTVVVQIDRLDGEIALRVVNEGQTISAEHLPNLFNRFYRADAARSDAARNHGLGLAIVAAIARMHGGRTMVDSSNGITSIGLMVPTPRAQ; via the coding sequence ATGGGGGGCACTGAAGTTGCTTTGCGCAAAGCACGCGATGCCGACACGTTGCGAGATGTGTTGGGCTCGCACCTCGAAGATCTCCAGCGCATGTCGATGATCGTGCAGGACATGCTCTTTCTGTCGCAAGCCGACCGTGGGGCTGAGGCCCGCCGCGAGCATGTCGCCAGTCTGGCCGGCGTTGCGCGCGCGGTGGTGGAATTGCACGAGGCGGCCATTGAAGAGGCCGGGCTGAAGGTTCGTATCGACGGCGATGCCACCGGCTTGGCCGATGTGCGCCTGTTGCAGCGCGCGCTATCCAACCTGATCGGCAACGCAACCCGACACGCGCATCCGCACAGCACCGTTGTCGTGCAAATCGACCGGCTGGACGGCGAGATCGCCCTGCGGGTGGTGAACGAGGGGCAGACGATTTCAGCCGAGCATTTGCCCAATCTGTTCAACCGCTTCTACCGGGCAGATGCGGCGCGGTCGGATGCCGCCCGCAATCATGGACTGGGCTTGGCCATCGTGGCTGCCATCGCCCGCATGCACGGAGGGCGGACGATGGTCGATTCGAGCAACGGCATCACGTCTATCGGGCTCATGGTGCCCACCCCGCGCGCGCAATAG
- a CDS encoding TolC family protein: MLKDIHNYNARAVAAGLLLALMTGTAFAQLLPTAPALGQSANGVEQIEAATPLTLQKAVALALEANLDLTVAQREIEAVEGQVIQGRVRPNPELAYSLEDQRTPTRTQSVQINLPIELGGKRAARIAAAERGRDVAVEELNTRRVEIRAAVVAAFFEALAAQDRTALAQDSVDLARQATDAVAKRVTAGKVSPVEETKARVAEAGVRVELAQAQSEQRSARARLASLLGANPPRFTQVAGSVDDLPNVPSLDDIQQRLSASSALRRAQLEIERRRSLADVERSKQTPDVTVSLGVKRPNELARNQLMLGISVPLPLFDRNQGNLLEALKREDKARDELQALNLRLNTELLQARERLASVRGEIDILQREVLPGAKSAYDAATVGFGYGKFNYLEVLDAQRTYFAAKSQYLKALADAHRAAADMDRVIGASESTTTLPANKE, encoded by the coding sequence ATGCTGAAGGATATTCACAATTACAACGCGAGGGCGGTTGCGGCAGGCTTGCTCCTTGCGCTCATGACGGGGACGGCTTTCGCTCAGTTATTGCCGACGGCACCAGCTCTTGGGCAGAGCGCCAACGGCGTAGAGCAGATTGAAGCAGCAACGCCCCTGACTCTGCAAAAGGCCGTCGCGCTGGCTTTGGAGGCGAATCTTGACCTAACTGTCGCCCAACGGGAAATCGAGGCGGTGGAGGGCCAGGTAATTCAGGGACGAGTACGTCCTAATCCCGAGCTGGCGTACTCGCTCGAAGACCAACGCACGCCAACCCGCACGCAAAGCGTCCAGATCAATCTGCCCATCGAGCTGGGGGGCAAGCGCGCTGCCCGCATTGCCGCGGCAGAGCGAGGGCGTGACGTCGCAGTTGAAGAACTGAACACGCGGCGCGTTGAAATTCGCGCCGCTGTGGTTGCCGCCTTCTTTGAGGCGCTGGCCGCCCAGGATCGCACGGCCTTGGCCCAGGACAGCGTTGACCTGGCCAGGCAAGCGACGGATGCCGTTGCCAAGCGCGTGACGGCGGGCAAGGTGTCCCCGGTCGAAGAAACCAAGGCTCGGGTGGCCGAGGCCGGCGTGCGGGTTGAACTGGCACAGGCGCAGAGCGAACAACGCAGTGCCCGCGCGCGGCTGGCCAGTTTGCTCGGGGCCAACCCGCCGCGTTTCACCCAGGTAGCGGGCAGCGTGGACGATCTTCCCAACGTCCCTTCGCTGGATGACATCCAGCAGCGCTTGTCGGCCTCATCGGCATTGCGCCGGGCGCAGTTGGAGATCGAACGCCGTCGGTCGCTGGCCGACGTGGAGCGCAGCAAGCAGACGCCCGATGTCACGGTCAGCCTGGGCGTGAAGCGTCCGAACGAGTTAGCGCGCAATCAGTTAATGCTCGGCATTTCCGTGCCGCTGCCTTTGTTCGACCGCAATCAGGGCAATCTGTTGGAAGCGTTGAAGCGTGAAGACAAGGCGAGGGATGAACTCCAGGCGTTGAATCTGCGCCTCAACACAGAGCTGTTGCAAGCCCGCGAGCGGCTGGCGTCGGTTCGCGGCGAGATCGACATATTGCAGCGAGAGGTGCTGCCAGGGGCCAAGAGCGCCTATGACGCGGCCACCGTGGGCTTTGGTTACGGCAAGTTCAACTACCTGGAAGTGCTGGACGCGCAACGCACCTACTTTGCCGCCAAGTCCCAGTACCTCAAGGCGCTCGCCGATGCGCACCGCGCGGCGGCGGACATGGATCGCGTGATCGGCGCATCCGAATCCACGACCACCCTGCCTGCAAACAAGGAATGA
- a CDS encoding efflux RND transporter periplasmic adaptor subunit, translating into MKPETNKLNVGKKQWFAIAVIAAVGIGLGSAILGGKTDKSAEGEGHGSHVEAKAHSDGEHHGKTGADSHEDDKGHADGEHHEGSSKGPHGGKLFKEGDFGLEALLAEDGGEPRLRIWLYEKEKALASSAAKVSATVTRLTGEKQALNFTPDKDSLLSREIVPEPHAFEISIVAQTANAPFTFSFSQEEGKVELSDAQIKAASIGIDTAGAASIKSALQLPGEIRLNEDRTSHVVPRIAGVVESVQASLGQTVKKGQVLAVIASPAASEQRSELQTAQKRRALAQTTFEREKRLWEQKISAEQDYLQAGQALNEAQVAVANAQQKLSAVGLAPGSSGGLNRFELRAPFDGVVIEKHLSLGEAVKEDAAVFTVSDLGQVWAEINVPAKDLPLVRVGEKVSIKATAFDASAQGTITFVGALIGEQTRMAKARVVLANPQGAWRPGLFVNVEVIASETAVPVSVASDAIQSVRDKPVVFVKVKDGFVAQPVQLGRSDGKRVEVLQGLQAGAAYAAAGSFVVKSELGKASAEHTH; encoded by the coding sequence ATGAAACCCGAAACGAACAAACTGAACGTCGGCAAGAAGCAGTGGTTTGCCATCGCCGTGATCGCCGCAGTGGGCATAGGACTGGGCAGCGCCATTCTCGGCGGCAAGACGGATAAGAGCGCCGAGGGCGAGGGTCACGGCAGCCACGTTGAAGCCAAGGCCCACAGTGATGGTGAGCATCATGGCAAGACGGGCGCAGACTCCCACGAGGACGACAAAGGCCATGCGGACGGCGAGCACCACGAGGGGTCAAGCAAGGGGCCGCATGGCGGCAAGCTGTTCAAAGAAGGGGATTTCGGATTGGAAGCCTTACTCGCTGAGGACGGCGGCGAACCACGCCTGCGAATCTGGCTCTACGAAAAGGAAAAGGCGCTAGCCAGCAGCGCCGCCAAGGTCAGCGCTACCGTTACACGCCTGACTGGGGAGAAGCAGGCGCTCAACTTCACGCCCGACAAGGACAGCCTGTTGAGTCGAGAGATTGTCCCGGAACCTCATGCGTTCGAGATCAGCATCGTGGCTCAGACGGCCAACGCGCCTTTCACGTTCAGCTTCAGCCAGGAGGAAGGAAAAGTCGAACTCAGCGATGCGCAAATCAAGGCTGCATCCATCGGCATTGACACCGCAGGGGCTGCAAGCATCAAGTCTGCCCTGCAATTGCCGGGTGAGATTAGGCTGAATGAAGACCGCACCTCGCACGTTGTTCCGCGCATTGCGGGTGTTGTCGAAAGTGTGCAGGCCAGTTTGGGGCAAACGGTCAAGAAGGGACAGGTGCTCGCCGTTATCGCCAGCCCTGCCGCATCCGAGCAGCGCAGCGAGTTGCAGACGGCGCAAAAGCGGCGGGCATTGGCCCAGACAACTTTTGAACGCGAGAAGCGGCTGTGGGAACAGAAGATTTCCGCCGAGCAGGACTACCTGCAAGCCGGCCAGGCGCTGAACGAGGCGCAGGTCGCCGTGGCCAACGCGCAGCAGAAGCTGTCGGCCGTGGGCTTGGCCCCAGGTTCCTCGGGCGGGCTGAACCGCTTCGAGCTGCGTGCGCCCTTCGATGGCGTGGTGATTGAAAAGCACCTCAGCCTGGGCGAGGCCGTCAAGGAAGACGCCGCCGTGTTCACGGTGTCCGACCTGGGCCAGGTCTGGGCAGAGATCAACGTGCCCGCCAAGGATTTGCCGCTGGTCAGAGTGGGTGAAAAGGTCAGCATCAAAGCCACGGCATTCGATGCCAGCGCGCAAGGGACCATCACTTTCGTGGGTGCGCTGATCGGCGAACAAACCCGCATGGCCAAGGCTCGTGTGGTCTTGGCCAATCCCCAGGGCGCGTGGCGTCCCGGCCTGTTCGTCAATGTGGAAGTGATCGCGTCCGAAACCGCCGTGCCAGTCAGCGTGGCTAGCGACGCTATTCAGAGCGTGAGGGACAAGCCGGTCGTTTTCGTCAAGGTGAAGGACGGCTTTGTGGCCCAGCCTGTGCAGTTGGGTCGCAGCGATGGCAAGCGGGTCGAGGTACTGCAAGGTCTTCAAGCAGGGGCGGCATATGCGGCCGCAGGCAGTTTCGTCGTGAAGTCTGAACTCGGCAAAGCCTCTGCCGAGCACACCCATTGA
- a CDS encoding CusA/CzcA family heavy metal efflux RND transporter has product MFEKLIRAAIEHRWLVLLAAIGMAAVGVFSYQKLPIDAVPDITNVQVQINTQAPGYSPLETEQRVTYPIETVMAGLPNLEQTRSLSRYGLSQVTVIFKDGTDIYFARQLVNERIQEARDKLPVGITPALGPISTGLGEIYLWTVEAKDGAKKPDGMPYTATDLREIQDWIIKPQLRNVPGVTEINSIGGYAKEYQIAPIPARLASLGVTLQDIVTALDRNNGNVGAGYIEKRGEQYLIRAPGQVKTLEDIGNVILSSAGGVPIRVRDVADVGLGRELRTGAATDNGREVVLGTVFMLIGQNSRTVSQAVDKKMVEINRSLPEGVHAVTVYDRTVLVDKAIATVKKNLLEGAILVIVILFLFLGNIRAAIITATVIPLSMLFTFTGMVHYKVSANLMSLGALDFGIIIDGAVVIVENCVRRLAHAQAHYGRPLTRAERFHEVFLASKESRRALLFGQLIIMVVYLPIFALTGVEGKMFHPMAFTVVAALVGAMILSVTFIPAAVALFIGHRVSETENFLVVQAKRWYGPLLDRVMAAKAVMLAAAAVAVVLCGLIATRMGSEFVPSLNEGDFAIQALRIPGTSLSQSVAMQQQLEATLKAKFPEIDRVFARTGTAEIASDPMPPNISDGYIMLKPVSEWPEPRKSRDELLAAIQEVVGKVPGNNYEFSQPIQLRFNELISGVRSDVAVKIFGDDMDVLNKTGEEISSMLQKIPGASEVKVEQTTGLPMLTVNIDRQKASRYGLNVADIQDAVATAIGGREAGTLFEGDRRFDILVRLPESLRNDVESMKRLPIPLPRGTGGTGSAEGRTNFIQLAEVASFELAPGPNQVSRENGKRRIVVSANVRGRDVGSFVADAEAALAQVKIPTGYWTSWGGTFENLQSATQRLQIVVPVSLLLVFLLLFAMFGNVKDGLLVFTGIPFALTGGILALWLRDIPLSISAAVGFIALSGVAVLNGLVMISYIRSLREDGTPLDEAIREGALTRLRPVLMTALVASLGFIPMAIATGTGAEVQRPLATVVIGGILSSTVLTLLVLPILYRLAHRPDEQEEDVTAEPAHEGVTA; this is encoded by the coding sequence ATGTTTGAAAAACTTATTCGCGCGGCCATCGAGCACCGATGGCTAGTGTTGTTAGCCGCCATTGGCATGGCCGCCGTCGGCGTGTTCAGCTACCAGAAGTTGCCCATCGACGCCGTACCCGACATCACCAACGTCCAAGTGCAGATCAATACCCAGGCGCCGGGCTATTCACCGTTGGAGACCGAGCAACGGGTGACTTATCCCATTGAAACCGTGATGGCGGGCCTGCCCAACCTGGAGCAAACCCGCTCTCTTTCGCGCTACGGCCTCTCGCAAGTGACCGTGATCTTCAAGGACGGCACCGACATTTACTTTGCGCGCCAGTTGGTCAACGAGCGCATCCAGGAAGCACGGGATAAATTGCCGGTCGGCATCACGCCTGCGCTGGGGCCGATCTCCACCGGCCTGGGGGAGATTTACCTGTGGACGGTCGAGGCGAAGGACGGTGCGAAGAAACCCGACGGGATGCCCTACACGGCAACAGACCTGCGCGAGATTCAGGATTGGATCATCAAGCCGCAGTTGCGCAACGTGCCCGGTGTGACTGAAATCAACTCGATTGGCGGTTATGCCAAGGAGTATCAGATCGCACCTATACCCGCTCGCCTGGCTTCGCTCGGCGTTACCCTGCAAGACATCGTGACGGCACTGGATCGCAATAACGGCAACGTGGGTGCGGGCTATATCGAGAAGCGCGGCGAACAGTACCTGATCCGTGCGCCCGGACAAGTCAAGACCCTGGAAGACATTGGCAACGTTATCCTCAGCAGTGCGGGCGGCGTGCCGATACGGGTGCGTGACGTGGCGGACGTGGGGCTGGGGCGTGAACTGCGCACCGGCGCGGCCACGGATAACGGTCGCGAGGTGGTGCTGGGCACTGTGTTCATGCTCATCGGTCAGAACAGCCGTACGGTTTCGCAGGCCGTGGACAAGAAGATGGTGGAGATCAACCGCAGCTTGCCCGAGGGCGTGCATGCGGTGACGGTCTACGACCGCACCGTGCTGGTGGACAAGGCTATCGCCACGGTGAAGAAGAATCTGCTGGAAGGCGCGATCCTGGTGATCGTGATCCTGTTTCTGTTCCTGGGCAACATCCGCGCGGCCATCATCACGGCGACGGTGATTCCTTTGTCGATGCTGTTCACCTTCACTGGCATGGTGCATTACAAGGTGAGCGCCAACCTGATGAGCCTCGGGGCGCTGGACTTCGGCATCATCATCGACGGAGCGGTGGTGATCGTCGAGAACTGCGTGCGACGCCTGGCCCATGCACAGGCGCACTACGGCAGGCCGTTGACGCGGGCGGAACGCTTTCACGAGGTGTTCCTGGCATCGAAGGAATCACGCCGCGCGCTGCTGTTCGGGCAACTCATCATCATGGTGGTCTACCTGCCCATCTTCGCCCTGACGGGGGTGGAAGGGAAGATGTTCCACCCGATGGCGTTCACGGTGGTGGCTGCACTCGTGGGGGCCATGATCCTGTCGGTGACTTTCATCCCGGCAGCGGTCGCCCTGTTCATCGGCCATCGGGTCAGCGAGACGGAAAACTTCCTGGTCGTGCAGGCCAAGCGCTGGTATGGCCCGCTGCTGGATCGCGTGATGGCGGCCAAAGCAGTGATGCTGGCGGCAGCCGCCGTGGCAGTGGTGCTGTGCGGCCTGATCGCCACCCGAATGGGCAGCGAGTTCGTGCCCAGCCTGAACGAAGGCGATTTCGCCATCCAGGCGCTGCGCATTCCGGGCACCAGCCTTTCGCAATCGGTTGCGATGCAGCAGCAACTGGAAGCCACGCTGAAGGCCAAGTTCCCCGAGATCGACCGCGTTTTCGCGCGCACCGGCACGGCGGAAATCGCGTCCGACCCCATGCCGCCGAACATTTCCGACGGCTACATCATGCTCAAGCCGGTGTCCGAGTGGCCGGAGCCGCGCAAGTCGCGCGACGAATTGCTGGCGGCCATTCAGGAGGTCGTGGGCAAGGTGCCGGGCAACAACTACGAGTTCTCGCAGCCTATCCAATTGCGCTTCAACGAACTCATTTCAGGGGTCCGTAGCGATGTGGCGGTGAAGATTTTTGGCGACGACATGGATGTCCTGAATAAGACGGGTGAAGAGATCTCGTCCATGTTGCAGAAGATTCCCGGCGCGTCCGAGGTCAAGGTGGAGCAAACCACCGGTTTGCCCATGCTGACCGTGAATATCGACCGCCAAAAAGCCTCGCGCTATGGGCTGAACGTGGCCGACATCCAAGATGCCGTGGCCACCGCCATCGGCGGGCGTGAGGCTGGCACACTGTTCGAGGGCGACCGCCGCTTCGACATCCTGGTTCGCCTGCCAGAGTCCTTGCGCAACGACGTGGAAAGCATGAAGCGCCTGCCGATTCCGCTGCCGCGCGGAACGGGTGGCACCGGCAGTGCCGAAGGACGGACGAACTTCATCCAATTGGCCGAGGTGGCGAGCTTCGAGCTGGCACCCGGCCCCAACCAGGTCAGCCGCGAAAACGGCAAGCGCCGCATCGTGGTGAGCGCCAACGTGCGTGGCCGTGACGTGGGCTCGTTCGTGGCCGACGCCGAGGCGGCGCTGGCACAGGTCAAGATTCCCACGGGCTACTGGACGAGTTGGGGCGGCACTTTCGAGAATCTGCAATCAGCCACGCAGCGTTTGCAGATCGTCGTGCCGGTGTCGCTGCTGCTGGTCTTCCTGCTGTTGTTCGCCATGTTCGGCAACGTCAAGGACGGCTTGCTGGTCTTTACTGGCATTCCGTTCGCGCTGACCGGCGGCATCTTGGCGCTGTGGCTGCGCGACATTCCTCTGTCGATTTCCGCTGCCGTGGGCTTCATCGCGCTGTCAGGTGTGGCCGTGCTCAATGGCCTAGTGATGATTTCCTACATCCGCAGCTTGCGCGAGGACGGAACGCCGCTGGATGAAGCCATCCGCGAGGGCGCGCTGACACGCTTGCGGCCGGTGCTGATGACGGCCCTAGTGGCGTCGCTGGGTTTCATCCCGATGGCGATTGCCACGGGAACAGGCGCGGAAGTGCAACGCCCGCTGGCTACCGTAGTGATCGGAGGCATCTTGTCTTCCACCGTGCTGACGCTGCTGGTGCTACCGATTCTGTATCGGCTGGCCCATCGCCCGGACGAGCAAGAAGAGGATGTCACGGCAGAGCCCGCACATGAGGGCGTAACCGCTTGA
- a CDS encoding LysR substrate-binding domain-containing protein yields the protein MEFRHLRYFLAVAEELHFARAAERLHIEQSPLSRAIRELEEELGAQLFVRTSRSTRLTLAGKLLMENAPRVLLALDQARESVKAAANGFHGRLRVALSDGITPSRLPALLARCREEDPEIEIRLFEVPLAQQLSGLRDDLYDVGFSMADEVGDGIIIEPAWEDELMVAMPARHELLAHKRVPLDEVLQHPLVLGDPAVCEGHAKQIDRILRKQDREPLIEQYVATFDVMMTFVSAGLALGLAGAAHIASSREPGVVGRPLAGKSPMLTTYLLRRDAEPSQALARFIERVEALGPGDA from the coding sequence ATGGAATTTCGTCACCTTCGGTACTTTCTGGCCGTTGCCGAGGAGCTGCACTTCGCCCGCGCTGCGGAGCGGCTGCATATCGAACAGTCACCACTGTCGCGCGCCATCAGGGAATTGGAAGAAGAGTTGGGCGCACAACTGTTCGTGCGTACCAGCCGCAGCACGCGCCTGACGCTTGCGGGCAAGCTGCTGATGGAGAACGCGCCTCGCGTGCTGTTGGCGCTGGACCAGGCGCGTGAGAGCGTGAAGGCAGCGGCCAATGGCTTTCACGGCCGGTTGCGCGTGGCGCTGTCCGACGGCATCACCCCCTCGCGCTTGCCGGCGCTGCTGGCGCGCTGCCGCGAGGAAGACCCGGAGATCGAGATCCGCCTGTTCGAGGTGCCGCTGGCCCAGCAGCTCAGCGGCCTGCGTGACGATCTATACGACGTGGGCTTCTCGATGGCCGACGAGGTGGGCGACGGCATCATCATCGAACCCGCCTGGGAGGATGAGCTGATGGTCGCCATGCCCGCGCGCCATGAACTACTGGCCCACAAGCGGGTACCGCTGGATGAAGTGCTGCAACATCCCCTGGTGCTGGGCGACCCGGCAGTTTGCGAAGGCCATGCCAAGCAGATCGACCGCATCCTGCGCAAGCAGGACCGGGAGCCCTTGATCGAACAGTACGTCGCCACGTTCGACGTGATGATGACTTTCGTGTCGGCCGGCTTGGCGCTAGGGCTCGCAGGCGCCGCGCACATCGCTTCCAGCCGCGAGCCGGGCGTGGTGGGCCGACCGCTCGCGGGAAAGTCGCCCATGCTCACTACCTATCTGCTGCGCCGCGACGCCGAGCCGTCGCAGGCGCTAGCCCGCTTTATCGAGCGGGTCGAAGCCCTGGGACCGGGAGACGCTTAG